The following are encoded in a window of Prochlorococcus marinus str. MIT 1013 genomic DNA:
- a CDS encoding tetratricopeptide repeat protein has translation MNQKKEDSEVKTFQVPFALEKIKENITNTTSKPSKEQIINQAFKFHSQGNIAEAAKYYQYFIDKGFNDHRVFTNYGDILRGLGNLKEAELSTRKAIEINPNFPDAYLNLGIILKDFGKLQEAELSTRKAIEIKPDSAMAHSNLGIILQDLGRLKEAELSTHKAIELNPNFTLSHYNLGIILRDLGNLQEAESSTRKAIELNPDFADAYLNLGNILRDLGKSEEAELSYRKAIEIKPDFAEAHSNLGNILICLDKEKDAKKHFSYALENQPNNICFYINSKLRLSPILNNIEQIDTEREQYKRQLEILKNNKNMFYEGTQTFNTNIFYFAYQNRLDDKYILEELSDTISKVKGVIFKDFSRRKYLAISSKRTNLKVGICSEFLRNSHTIGKLYTKVILDLLKAGIEINIYIPPNKISHSDKDLVENIFKRVIYLPKSIDKASRLIFSDDLDVLFYPDIGMSNYTYILALSRLALVQATSLGHPNTSGIKNIDYFITNEIVPHHPSSSYTERLIKFSRLPFNYPTPKINESNLSNKNIINSDDNFIIGLTQSLFKLHPDFDKVLESILDEIKNACLILIKDKHEYTTEKLKNRWKKQSSLLLERSIFLDRMSKDDFINTTKNCHIMLDPFYFGSGNTFYEAMAFGIPFITYPFSQRGSLVASGYKQMGVKNPPIASSPEDYINWCKKYANNSLLLKNTKDELKERAQKYLFNDNEIYKEYYTFFTEAVKIARQGEFLEDNWKPFTSSKI, from the coding sequence ATGAATCAAAAAAAAGAAGACTCTGAAGTCAAAACATTCCAAGTTCCATTTGCTTTAGAAAAGATTAAAGAAAACATCACTAATACTACTTCTAAACCTTCTAAAGAACAAATAATCAATCAAGCATTTAAGTTTCATTCACAAGGAAATATTGCAGAAGCAGCAAAATATTATCAATATTTTATTGATAAAGGGTTTAATGATCACAGAGTTTTTACTAATTATGGAGACATATTGAGAGGTCTTGGCAACTTAAAAGAAGCAGAATTATCAACTCGAAAAGCAATTGAAATTAATCCTAATTTCCCTGATGCTTATTTAAATCTGGGAATCATATTGAAAGATTTTGGCAAATTACAAGAAGCAGAATTATCAACTCGCAAAGCGATTGAAATCAAACCTGATTCCGCTATGGCGCATTCCAATTTGGGAATCATATTGCAAGATCTTGGCAGATTAAAAGAAGCAGAATTATCAACTCATAAAGCAATTGAACTGAACCCTAACTTTACACTTTCTCATTACAATCTGGGAATCATATTGAGAGATCTTGGAAATTTACAAGAAGCAGAATCATCGACTCGTAAAGCAATTGAGCTGAATCCTGATTTTGCTGATGCCTATTTGAATTTGGGAAATATATTAAGAGATCTCGGCAAATCAGAAGAAGCAGAATTGTCATACCGTAAAGCGATTGAAATCAAACCTGATTTCGCAGAGGCTCATTCCAATCTGGGAAACATATTGATATGTCTAGATAAAGAAAAAGATGCTAAAAAACACTTCTCTTATGCTTTAGAAAATCAACCAAATAATATTTGTTTTTATATAAACTCCAAATTAAGATTATCACCAATATTGAATAATATTGAACAAATAGATACTGAGCGTGAACAATATAAAAGACAACTAGAAATATTAAAGAATAATAAAAATATGTTTTATGAAGGCACACAAACTTTTAATACAAATATTTTTTACTTTGCATATCAAAACAGATTAGATGATAAGTATATTCTTGAGGAACTGAGTGATACAATATCCAAAGTTAAAGGAGTAATATTTAAAGATTTTTCTAGGAGGAAATATCTAGCAATTTCATCAAAAAGAACTAACTTGAAAGTAGGTATTTGCTCTGAGTTTCTTAGAAATAGTCATACCATTGGTAAATTATATACAAAAGTTATATTAGATTTATTAAAAGCTGGTATTGAAATTAATATTTATATTCCACCAAATAAAATCAGTCATTCAGATAAAGATCTAGTTGAAAATATCTTCAAAAGAGTGATCTATCTTCCAAAGTCAATAGATAAAGCAAGCAGGTTAATATTCTCAGACGACCTAGATGTCTTATTTTACCCAGATATTGGTATGTCTAACTATACATACATTCTTGCATTATCAAGATTAGCATTGGTTCAAGCTACCAGCTTAGGTCATCCAAATACCTCTGGAATTAAGAATATAGATTATTTTATTACTAACGAAATAGTGCCTCACCATCCATCATCTAGTTATACAGAACGCTTAATAAAATTCAGTAGATTGCCTTTCAATTATCCAACTCCAAAAATCAATGAATCAAACTTGTCTAATAAAAATATAATAAATTCTGATGATAATTTTATAATTGGACTTACGCAGTCGTTATTTAAGCTTCATCCTGATTTTGATAAAGTACTAGAATCAATATTAGATGAGATAAAGAATGCATGTTTAATACTTATAAAAGATAAACATGAATATACAACAGAAAAATTAAAAAATAGATGGAAAAAGCAAAGTAGTTTACTGCTAGAAAGATCAATCTTTTTAGATAGAATGTCTAAAGATGATTTTATTAATACAACAAAAAACTGTCATATAATGCTTGATCCATTCTACTTTGGAAGCGGAAATACTTTTTACGAAGCAATGGCTTTTGGTATACCATTTATTACTTATCCATTCAGTCAAAGAGGTAGTTTAGTTGCTTCAGGGTATAAACAAATGGGCGTAAAAAATCCTCCTATTGCTTCATCACCTGAAGATTATATAAATTGGTGTAAAAAATATGCAAATAACAGTTTGCTTCTTAAAAATACAAAAGATGAATTAAAAGAAAGAGCTCAGAAATATCTATTTAATGATAATGAAATATACAAAGAATATTATACATTTTTTACTGAGGCTGTAAAAATAGCAAGACAGGGAGAATTTCTTGAAGATAATTGGAAACCCTTTACTTCAAGCAAAATTTAA
- a CDS encoding tetratricopeptide repeat-containing sulfotransferase family protein — MDQSRKKDQWKTKVYELITFPVPFPLRGNQENLTINTNTPSKPCKEELINQAIKLHSQGNIAEAAKLYQQIINQGCNNHKVFSNYGMILNGLGKLKEAEVFYRKAIEFNPDYEKAHSNLGNILRGLGKLKEAELSQRKAIELNPNSAEAHSNLGSILNDLGKLKEAELSQRKAIELNPDLALAHYNLGNILNARGKLKEAELSQRKAIELNPDLTEAHYNLGIILNTRGKLKEAEFSTRKAIELNPTHAKAHNNLGGMLKEKGSLEEAEVFLRKAIELNPDFAAPYLSLSDLKYSNKNTLWKDKLFSESILKNQSQKDQIDIYFARANILHKEKKYEESSKYLQLANNLKLEVKPSKPEMIFNKSKALLIESDKLEINQQEHAKFPESIFIVGMFRSGSTLLESILSMNTSVNDLGERMNLEESFLESKKVDQELTLAEVYWKKIKDLRKKANITTNKNLFNYQYTGIIAKKIPNAKIIHCFRNPLDNILSIYRAHFARGNEYSSSLVDCTRVYLYQDEIMTEYKNRFRSKIYDLDYDLLVSNPNKEIKSLISWLGWHWDDLYLSPHLNPRSVSTASTVQVRFPINSKSVGGWKNYKEMMKPAIKILIQTKKYRDLIS, encoded by the coding sequence ATGGACCAATCTAGAAAAAAAGACCAATGGAAAACGAAAGTCTATGAATTAATTACATTCCCAGTGCCATTTCCTTTAAGAGGAAACCAAGAAAATCTTACTATTAATACAAACACGCCATCTAAACCTTGCAAAGAGGAACTAATTAATCAAGCAATTAAGCTTCATTCACAAGGAAATATTGCAGAAGCAGCAAAATTATATCAACAGATAATAAATCAAGGATGTAATAATCATAAGGTTTTTTCTAATTATGGAATGATATTGAACGGACTTGGTAAATTAAAAGAAGCAGAAGTTTTTTACCGTAAAGCGATTGAATTCAATCCTGATTATGAAAAAGCGCATTCTAATCTTGGAAACATCTTGAGAGGTCTTGGCAAGTTAAAAGAAGCAGAATTATCCCAACGCAAAGCAATTGAACTTAATCCTAATTCTGCTGAAGCGCATTCCAATCTTGGAAGCATATTGAATGATCTTGGCAAGTTAAAAGAAGCAGAATTATCCCAACGCAAAGCAATTGAACTCAATCCTGATTTAGCTTTGGCGCATTACAATTTGGGTAACATATTGAATGCTCGTGGCAAATTAAAAGAGGCAGAATTATCACAACGCAAAGCAATTGAACTTAATCCTGATTTAACTGAAGCGCATTACAATTTGGGAATCATATTGAATACTCGAGGCAAATTAAAAGAGGCAGAATTTTCAACTCGCAAAGCAATTGAACTCAATCCTACTCACGCAAAAGCGCATAATAATCTAGGAGGAATGTTAAAAGAGAAGGGCAGTTTAGAAGAAGCAGAAGTATTCCTTCGCAAAGCAATTGAACTTAATCCTGATTTTGCTGCACCATATTTATCTCTTTCGGATCTTAAATACTCCAATAAAAATACATTATGGAAGGATAAACTATTTTCTGAAAGTATCTTAAAAAATCAATCACAAAAAGATCAAATTGATATTTACTTTGCAAGAGCAAATATTCTTCATAAAGAAAAAAAATACGAAGAAAGTTCAAAATACCTTCAATTAGCAAATAACCTTAAACTGGAGGTAAAACCATCTAAACCTGAGATGATATTTAATAAATCTAAAGCTTTACTTATTGAATCTGATAAGCTGGAAATTAATCAACAAGAACACGCGAAATTCCCTGAGAGTATTTTTATTGTGGGTATGTTTAGAAGTGGTTCTACATTATTGGAATCAATTCTTAGTATGAATACTAGCGTGAATGATTTGGGGGAAAGAATGAACCTTGAGGAATCTTTCCTAGAGAGTAAAAAAGTTGATCAAGAATTAACTCTTGCTGAAGTGTATTGGAAAAAAATTAAAGATCTTAGGAAAAAAGCCAATATTACAACTAATAAAAATCTATTTAATTATCAATACACAGGTATCATTGCTAAGAAAATACCAAACGCAAAAATCATTCATTGTTTTAGAAATCCTTTAGATAATATTCTTTCAATTTATCGAGCACATTTTGCCAGAGGAAATGAATATTCTTCTTCCTTAGTCGATTGCACAAGAGTTTATTTATATCAAGATGAAATAATGACAGAATATAAGAATAGATTCAGATCAAAAATATACGACTTAGATTATGATTTATTAGTCAGCAATCCTAATAAAGAAATTAAATCTTTGATCTCTTGGTTAGGTTGGCATTGGGATGATTTATATCTATCGCCTCATTTAAATCCACGTTCTGTTTCTACAGCAAGCACTGTTCAAGTTCGTTTCCCTATTAATTCAAAATCTGTTGGTGGATGGAAGAACTACAAAGAGATGATGAAACCTGCTATTAAAATTCTTATTCAAACTAAAAAATATCGAGACCTGATTTCATAA
- a CDS encoding sulfotransferase, with translation MSAFNYSYLEKYLHKQFLGNTEISHFLFNRIKKYELPKKQIRKVFISGLARSGTTALLNQLYISNEFASLKYSHMPFILNPTLSNIFSSISSKKNSEYKERMHKDGIKISFDSPECLDEPFWIKENQKYYSEALSSKRIYNEKTLYFYNNFLSKHALSQNKTRILIKNNNNHLRLPQLFNFFKNDLFIILFRDPISHSFSLSKSHETICNEQTKDPFILEYMNLIGHREFGLNQMPFNYNNKESQNETIFDSQEKSNYWIKSWINAYSWIYKFIRCNKPKNLIVVSYEELCNDNRKKIYEIFDRIKLNPIKNNILKNKNINIPDSHKIDKILLNQAYEIYESLTELD, from the coding sequence ATGAGTGCTTTTAATTACTCTTATTTGGAAAAGTATTTACACAAACAATTTCTTGGTAATACAGAAATATCTCACTTTCTTTTTAATAGAATAAAAAAATATGAACTACCAAAGAAACAAATTCGCAAGGTATTTATATCTGGATTAGCTAGATCTGGTACGACTGCGCTCTTAAATCAACTTTATATTTCAAACGAATTTGCTTCTTTAAAATATTCTCATATGCCGTTTATACTTAATCCTACATTGTCTAATATATTTTCAAGTATTTCAAGCAAAAAGAATTCAGAATATAAAGAAAGAATGCATAAAGATGGAATAAAGATATCTTTTGATTCGCCAGAATGTCTTGATGAGCCATTCTGGATCAAAGAAAATCAGAAATATTATTCTGAAGCTTTAAGTTCAAAAAGAATATATAACGAAAAAACTCTTTACTTTTATAATAACTTCCTAAGTAAACATGCTTTATCTCAAAATAAAACTCGTATTTTAATTAAAAATAATAATAACCATTTGCGTTTACCTCAACTTTTCAATTTCTTTAAAAATGATTTATTTATCATCTTATTTAGAGATCCTATTTCTCATTCTTTTTCTTTAAGTAAAAGCCACGAGACGATATGTAATGAACAAACTAAAGATCCCTTTATCTTAGAGTATATGAATTTAATAGGCCATAGAGAATTTGGTCTAAATCAAATGCCTTTTAATTACAATAATAAAGAGAGCCAAAATGAGACTATTTTTGATAGTCAAGAAAAATCTAATTATTGGATTAAGTCCTGGATTAATGCCTACTCTTGGATTTATAAATTTATAAGATGTAATAAGCCTAAGAATTTAATAGTGGTTTCATATGAAGAGCTTTGCAATGACAATCGTAAAAAAATATATGAAATCTTTGACAGAATAAAATTGAACCCTATTAAAAATAATATTTTAAAAAATAAAAATATTAATATTCCAGATTCCCATAAAATTGATAAAATATTACTTAATCAAGCGTATGAAATCTATGAAAGTCTTACAGAATTAGATTGA
- a CDS encoding arylsulfotransferase family protein, which yields MIRTFIKSISYIGALVLVSWGVQELANRKDACINDQNTLLKLICFSQKVNSKINTEINIFIKSLKPLVEEGEINPRGSDLLSKERFKNYNEGFSFSYLKSNGTERGFLLLSRIDPNFMVPKIELWDLTQQKIIHKWEINLDNLIQEININNKDKKVLRFLHPLLLKDGSIITHIQPEHRNTELLKFDYCGNLTKIRADNLGYHHSIEKDDEGNIFVPIARVPKPSKYYSNYEKFSEEYRNEGIAILNSELEIKEIIALDKLFDSIGLLRHINSSPNSINDPYHLNDVHPFKDKKNNLNLLLSLRNFGLISYNHNNKKVNWVSYGLTDFQHDISPYLDSQSVFTIFDNGDSTNQSLNQHEGNTIIKLDFTKLIDNNEKTIVIFGKSPNLTSVDITRINFKNLDDNLIPNSRYEGRGRFIDQSRIYIEETNFGRAFVYNIDTKKLDWSYYNKGLDGYSRFLSWSRHLENVPQIFKKENICQK from the coding sequence ATGATTAGAACCTTTATCAAATCAATTTCATATATTGGTGCATTAGTTTTAGTATCTTGGGGTGTACAAGAATTAGCAAATAGGAAAGATGCTTGTATTAATGATCAAAATACACTTTTAAAATTGATATGCTTTTCCCAAAAAGTTAACTCTAAAATAAATACAGAAATAAATATATTTATAAAATCTTTAAAACCTTTGGTTGAAGAGGGGGAAATAAATCCAAGGGGTTCAGATTTACTTTCTAAAGAAAGATTTAAAAATTACAATGAAGGATTTAGTTTTTCTTATCTAAAATCAAATGGAACAGAACGTGGCTTCTTATTATTATCAAGAATTGATCCAAATTTTATGGTCCCAAAAATTGAATTGTGGGATCTTACTCAGCAAAAAATAATACATAAATGGGAAATAAATTTAGACAATTTAATTCAAGAGATAAATATAAATAATAAAGACAAGAAGGTCTTAAGATTTTTACATCCATTATTATTAAAGGATGGTTCAATAATTACTCACATTCAACCCGAACATAGAAATACAGAACTTCTGAAATTTGATTACTGTGGTAACCTTACAAAAATTAGAGCTGATAATTTAGGGTATCATCATTCAATTGAAAAAGATGATGAAGGTAATATATTTGTTCCTATTGCAAGAGTACCTAAACCTTCAAAATATTATTCAAACTATGAAAAGTTCTCTGAAGAATACCGTAATGAAGGTATAGCAATATTAAATAGTGAGTTAGAAATTAAAGAAATAATTGCCTTAGATAAACTATTTGATTCTATTGGTTTACTTAGACATATAAATAGTAGTCCCAATTCTATAAATGACCCTTATCATTTAAATGATGTTCATCCTTTTAAAGATAAAAAAAATAATTTAAATCTTCTATTAAGTTTGAGAAATTTTGGTTTAATTTCTTATAACCATAACAATAAAAAGGTTAATTGGGTCTCATATGGATTAACTGATTTTCAACATGACATTAGTCCATATCTTGACAGTCAGAGTGTTTTTACAATTTTTGATAATGGAGATAGTACTAATCAATCTTTAAATCAACATGAAGGTAACACAATAATAAAATTGGATTTTACTAAATTAATTGATAATAATGAAAAAACTATAGTTATTTTTGGGAAATCACCTAATTTAACAAGCGTTGATATTACAAGAATTAATTTTAAGAATTTAGATGATAATCTTATACCTAATTCTAGATACGAGGGTAGAGGTAGATTTATAGATCAATCTAGAATATATATTGAGGAGACAAATTTTGGTAGGGCATTTGTTTATAATATAGATACAAAAAAACTTGATTGGTCTTATTACAATAAAGGATTAGATGGATATTCTAGATTTCTAAGTTGGTCACGTCACCTAGAAAACGTACCACAAATATTTAAAAAAGAAAATATATGCCAAAAATAA
- a CDS encoding VapE domain-containing protein yields the protein MFKLSNGFKTKNGEIKAQSVNPGQLTMLLENELGKDLKLNLLINEPEYKGKKLDNYFVENFYIPLSERGYEIRKTAATDALIFAASKNSYHPVVDDLKRIEQDQSIQPIELEKVATNYLKTNDKLYDAMFSVWLIAAVARAFDNGCKFDNCLVLQGREGIRKSTLFQALAGDRDFFCDTWQTNQQRLYMAIDQCWIYELAELDRMTRKNDQETLKAIFGSAFDSYPPPYARSIGKFPRPSVFAATSNRFDFLSDPSADHRRYWVIPLKLNPDKEEYIDVEKVEADRDAILKAAIIEYRKGTKPKLPQKLQTESNNRNSDFLAEHPFMDSLAEWVIGEYVFTTADALIGAGLREKGKVSDYDLKKASECLQALGYEKDKHQTSGAAGKKRYWRKPEEA from the coding sequence ATGTTCAAACTCTCTAATGGATTTAAAACAAAAAATGGTGAGATAAAGGCTCAATCAGTCAATCCTGGGCAATTAACCATGCTCCTAGAAAATGAGTTAGGCAAGGATCTTAAGCTCAATCTTTTAATAAATGAACCAGAATATAAAGGGAAAAAATTGGATAACTATTTTGTAGAAAATTTTTATATCCCCTTAAGTGAAAGGGGTTATGAGATAAGAAAAACTGCTGCTACTGATGCACTAATATTTGCCGCTAGTAAAAATAGTTATCACCCTGTTGTAGATGATTTAAAACGCATTGAACAAGATCAATCAATTCAACCAATTGAACTTGAGAAAGTAGCTACTAATTATTTAAAAACGAATGACAAACTTTATGATGCAATGTTTTCAGTTTGGCTAATTGCTGCGGTTGCTAGAGCTTTTGATAATGGCTGCAAATTTGATAATTGCCTTGTACTTCAAGGGAGGGAAGGTATTAGGAAAAGTACGCTTTTTCAAGCTTTAGCAGGTGATCGAGATTTCTTTTGCGATACATGGCAAACAAATCAGCAAAGGCTATACATGGCTATTGATCAATGCTGGATTTATGAATTAGCAGAGTTAGATCGTATGACTAGAAAAAATGATCAGGAAACATTAAAGGCAATATTTGGAAGTGCATTTGATTCTTATCCACCACCTTATGCAAGGTCAATTGGTAAATTTCCTAGACCGAGTGTTTTTGCAGCTACATCAAATCGGTTTGATTTTCTAAGTGATCCATCCGCAGATCACAGAAGATATTGGGTTATTCCACTAAAACTTAATCCAGATAAAGAGGAATATATAGATGTAGAAAAAGTAGAAGCTGATCGAGATGCAATTTTAAAAGCCGCGATTATTGAATACAGGAAAGGCACCAAACCTAAGTTGCCTCAGAAGCTGCAAACTGAATCAAATAATAGGAATAGTGACTTCTTAGCCGAACATCCTTTCATGGATTCATTAGCTGAATGGGTTATAGGTGAATATGTGTTTACTACTGCGGATGCACTTATAGGTGCAGGTCTTAGAGAAAAGGGAAAAGTCTCAGACTATGACTTAAAGAAAGCCTCTGAGTGCTTACAAGCTTTGGGGTATGAAAAAGATAAGCATCAAACATCTGGAGCGGCTGGAAAGAAAAGATATTGGAGAAAGCCTGAGGAAGCCTGA
- a CDS encoding tetratricopeptide repeat protein, protein MTEGKRNQKQEGSEVKTFRVPFALGEIKENISIPSNSKTKPSKEQIIDQAFKFHSQGNIQKAAKLYQYFIDKGFNDHRVFTNYGAILKNLGKSEEAEILYRKAIKLNPDYPKAHSNLGNILRDLGRLKEAELSQRKAIELNPEFAMAHSNLGSILNDLGRLKEAELSQRKAIELNPNLTEAHYNLGNILRDLGKLKEAELSQRKAIILNPNLTEAHYNLGNILRDLGKLEEAELSQRRAIELNPDYAMAHSNLGSILRDLGRLEEAELSTLKAIEIKPDFAMAHSNLGSILRDLGKLKEAELSQRKAIQLDPDNQNIKVNLLNLLTIYEVKNINSNPLYIIDKEFRDLILRKQDNYLITDLEAIQLYKDGLEIYRRYNLDLETSLSQVYKCNEINLNCKRHMLIFKQHKIIPEFCFGCYKVQVEVNSIIELIKLFLVFNTLELKNYNTRKCMVELRTNVSGFYKGLIYCLGLSEALEISKELNLHIQNNIRIDLISKVKRGCSEYPLEFPKYKEINISGDQPMNYNENWRSIEKEIDQGNKNWGKSTKSIEGFNLNNFLVIRNWIAYAQKIGDQSVNKITNEQIKGPKILNYLNRGFHSNQNQKTTI, encoded by the coding sequence GTGACTGAGGGGAAAAGGAATCAAAAGCAAGAAGGATCTGAAGTAAAAACATTTCGAGTTCCATTTGCTTTAGGAGAAATAAAAGAGAATATTTCTATTCCTAGCAATAGCAAAACTAAACCTTCTAAAGAACAAATAATTGATCAAGCATTTAAGTTTCATTCACAAGGAAATATTCAAAAAGCAGCAAAACTTTATCAATATTTTATTGATAAAGGGTTTAATGATCACAGAGTTTTTACTAATTATGGAGCAATATTAAAAAATCTAGGCAAATCAGAAGAAGCAGAAATCTTATATCGTAAAGCAATTAAACTGAATCCTGATTACCCAAAAGCACATTCCAATCTGGGAAACATATTGAGAGATCTTGGCAGATTAAAAGAGGCAGAATTATCCCAACGCAAAGCAATTGAACTCAATCCTGAATTCGCAATGGCGCATTCTAATCTTGGAAGCATTTTGAATGATCTTGGTAGATTAAAAGAGGCAGAATTATCCCAACGCAAAGCAATTGAACTCAATCCTAATTTAACTGAAGCGCATTACAATTTAGGCAACATATTGAGAGATCTTGGCAAATTAAAAGAGGCAGAATTATCACAACGCAAAGCAATTATACTGAATCCTAATTTAACTGAAGCGCATTACAATTTAGGCAACATATTGAGAGATCTTGGCAAATTAGAAGAGGCAGAATTATCACAACGCAGAGCAATTGAACTCAATCCTGATTACGCAATGGCGCATTCTAATCTGGGAAGCATATTGAGAGATCTTGGAAGATTAGAAGAAGCAGAATTATCTACTCTTAAAGCGATTGAAATCAAACCTGATTTCGCAATGGCGCATTCTAATCTTGGAAGCATATTGAGAGATCTTGGCAAATTAAAAGAGGCCGAATTATCACAACGCAAAGCAATTCAACTCGATCCTGACAATCAAAATATTAAAGTTAATTTACTAAATTTACTAACTATATACGAAGTAAAAAACATTAATTCAAATCCATTATATATAATAGACAAAGAATTTAGAGATCTCATTCTTCGCAAACAAGATAACTATCTTATAACTGATTTAGAAGCAATACAACTTTATAAGGATGGACTAGAAATTTATAGAAGATATAATTTGGATCTAGAAACATCTTTGTCACAAGTATATAAATGTAATGAAATAAATTTAAATTGTAAAAGGCATATGCTAATTTTTAAACAGCATAAAATAATTCCTGAATTTTGCTTTGGATGTTATAAAGTACAAGTTGAAGTAAATTCAATAATTGAATTAATCAAACTATTTCTAGTTTTCAACACACTAGAACTTAAGAATTACAATACTAGAAAATGTATGGTCGAGTTAAGAACTAATGTTTCTGGATTCTATAAAGGATTGATATATTGCTTAGGCCTAAGTGAGGCATTAGAAATATCTAAAGAGTTGAATCTTCATATTCAAAATAATATTAGAATTGATTTAATATCCAAAGTAAAAAGAGGTTGTTCTGAATATCCACTAGAATTCCCAAAATACAAAGAAATAAATATATCTGGAGATCAACCAATGAATTATAATGAAAATTGGAGAAGCATCGAAAAAGAAATCGATCAAGGTAATAAAAATTGGGGTAAATCAACCAAAAGTATTGAGGGGTTTAATTTAAATAACTTTCTTGTAATCCGAAACTGGATCGCATATGCGCAAAAGATAGGAGATCAAAGTGTAAATAAAATTACTAATGAACAAATAAAAGGTCCAAAAATATTGAATTATTTGAATAGAGGTTTTCATTCTAATCAAAACCAGAAAACAACAATTTAA